The region TGACCGATGACGAAATAGCAGATGTTTTAACCTATGTTTATAACAGCTGGGGGAATAATAAGACAGTAGTAACGCCAGCCAAAGTAAAAGCACTTAGAGCAAAACCAGTGGTTAAGACTAAAGATATTCATGAATAAAAAGAATAATAATTTAAAAACTATAATAAAATGAAAAAGTATATTTTTTGCATCGCAATGATGGGATTGGCTTTTCAAGGATACAGCCAAAATACCACCAAAGGGAAAGGGGTTTATGATAAAGTATGTGTAGCCTGTCATCAGGCGGCAGGACAAGGAATTCCGGGAGCTTTTCCTCCTTTGGCTAAATCAGATTATTTGAATAAAGATGTGAATCGAGCTATCAAAGGAGTGGTTAAGGGATTGTCTGGACCAATAACTGTAAATGGTAAAAAATACAGTGGAGCCATGCCCGCACAAGCCTTAAATGATCAGCAAATTGCTGATGCGATGACTTATGTTTACGGAAGTTGGGGTAATAACAAAACAGTGGTTACGCCAGCAATGGTAAAAGCCCAAAGAAAGTAATACTATATAATTAAAAGGAGTTCGCCATGTTAAAAACTAAAATAGCCGTATTTTTATTATTGTTATTAATAGCAACATCGCTACAGGCGCAACAAACTCCAATGGTTTCTATAAAAAGGGGGGCTTATATCCCCCTTTATGGAACCACGGATAAAAAACCGGTAGAGATTTTGGCTTTTAATATGGATGTTTACCCCGTTACCAATGCACAATATCTTGCTTTTGTCCAAAAGTATCCGGAATACAGTCGCTCTAAAATGAAAGGAATATTTGCTGATAAGAGTTATTTGTCACAATGGCAGAGTGATTTTAATTATGGAAAAAACAATTTGAGTAACGCACCAGTGACCAATGTTTCTTGGTTTGCTGCCAAAAAATATTGCGAATGCCAAGGAAAACGTTTACCCAAGATGGACGAATGGGAATACGTGGCCATGGCCGATGAAAAACGAATAGATGCGCGTAGCAAAGAAGATTTTAATAAATATATCATGTCTTGGTATGAAAAGCCCAAAACCGATACGAATCCTGTAGGGCAGACCTTCAAAAATTATTGGGGGGTTTATGACATGCATGGACTCGTTTGGGAATGGACGGCCGATTTCAATAGTATTTTTCTTTCCGGTGAATCCAGAAAAGATAAGGACACTGATAAGAATCTCTTTTGCGGAAGCGGATCGGTGAATGCAACCGATCTAATGAATTATGCTGCCTTTATGCGTTATGCTTTCCGAGGAAGTCTTAAAGCCAGATACACTACAAAAAACCTTGGTTTTAGATGTGCTACTGATAAAATACCACAACCCAAATCAATTCAAAAATCAAAGAAATGAAACCTATAATTCAAAAATACCAGAAATCAGCAATTAAGAATAGTGTAAGTAGAAAACTGTTTTTAGGTTTTATGCTACTCCTGTTGTCCTTACAGGGCTGTATTAAAAAATCAGAGTCAGATCTAAAAGAGAAAGTAATTTCTGATTTATCTATTTACAATCTTCCTTCCAAATGGACTAATCAAAATGGTGAGAATTTAGAAATGAAAGATTTGAAAGGCCAAGTATTAGTCATGGTAATGATTTACACTTCCTGTAAAGCAGCCTGTCCTAGATTAGTGGCCGATATGCGAAATATTGAACAGCGCTTACCAGAAAATATCAAAGACAAAGTCAAACTGGTTTTAGTGAGTATAGACCCAAAAGTGGATACTCCAACACGATTGAAAGCTTTTTCGATTGAAAATAAAATGGAGGGAAATCAATGGCTTTTCCTGCGTTCAACCGAAGAAAATACAAGAGAATTTGCCGCAGTTTTGGCGGTCAATTATAAAAAAATAGCTCCTTTGGATTTCTCGCATTCCAATATCATAAGCGTTTTTAATTCCGACGGTGAATTGACTTATCAGCAGGAAGGTTTGGGAGTAAATTCAGATCAAACAATAGAGAAAATCACTGAAGAAGCGGAGAAAACAAACTAGGTTAATGGAGAAATTACTCTAATTTAAAGCGACAAAAAGGAAGTAGATTTCGATATCATATCATTAAATATTACCCCCATGAAATTAATAAAAAAAATTAGTTTGTTATTGATAGTGATGACAGGCTTAGGAACTTATGCGCAAGAATTTGAAGCAAATCTCCAACTTAGACCCCGTTTCGAATACAGAAATGGTTATAAAAGCCCAATATCAAATGCTGATGATGCGACTTCTTTTATATCCCAGCGTTCCCGTTTGAATTTGAACTTCAAACAAGAAAAACTTCAAACAAAGTTGAGCCTGCAAAATATACGTACTTGGGGTGATGTTGCCACAACTACCACAGCCGATAAAAACGGAATTGCTGTTTTTGAGGCTTGGGCTCAATATGATTTTGATTCTAATTGGAGCGCACGCTTAGGCCGTCAGATAATCTCCTATGATAATCAACGAATCTTTGGTGAAATTGATTGGGCACAACAGGGACAAAGCCATGATGCAGTGGTTTTTTCTTTTCATCCAAAAAATCATAAATTGGATTTGGGATTTGCATTGAATGCGGATAAAGAAAATCTAGTGCTTCCATCTACGGTCTATACCACCAATTATAAATCAATGCAATATGCTTGGTATCATACTCAGTTTAGCAAGTTAAATATGAGTGTACTATTGTTGAATACGGGCTATGAATATGCAAAGACAGTTACAGATTTAAAAGTCGATTACAAACAGACTTTTGGTACTTATCTATCGTATAAAGAAAATAAATGGGATACTAATTTAGGATTGTATGCCCAAACTGGAAAAAGTAATGGTAACAATTTGAGTGCTTGGTATCTGGGAGCTAATTTAGGTTATGTTCTTACATCAGAATTTAAAATGGTACTGGGATATGAATTTCTTTCGGGTAAAGATCAAGATGATAATACAAGTGATAATAAATCATTCAGTCCTCTTTTTGGAACTAATCACGGATTCAATGGGTTTATGGATTATTTCTATGTGGGTAATCACTTGAATAGTGTGGGTTTGCAAGATGCTTATTTGAAACTAAATTATAATATTGATAAATGGCAGTTGGCTTTAATTCCGCATGTTTTCCATGCTCCTAATAGTGTTTTAGATTCGTTTAGTAATAAAATGCACAGTTATTTAGGCACCGAGATTGATTTTTCAGTCGGTTATACCGTTCAAAAAGATATTGTCGCTTCGGCAGGCTATTCTCAAATGTTTGCATCATCAACTTTAGAAAGAGTAAAGAATGTTACTAATCCATCAAATAACAATAATTGGGCATGGGTAATGATTTCATTTAATCCAAAACTATTTGCTACAAAATAGATGTATTTTTAGTTTTGGACATGCTAACTTAGCCGACACAATAAGTTAAGAATAAATCTTAATTTTAACTTATGAAAAAAGTCCGTAAAATTTATGATTCAAGTTTTAAAGAACAGGCAGTTCAACTGAGCTATGACAGAACCAATGTTTCAGAGCTTGCAAGAGAATTAGGTATAACAGCCCCACAATTATATAAATGGCGCAAAGAATTTGAGACCTTTGGAGAAGGAAGTTTTCCTGGAAAAGGAAATTTAAAACAAACTCCAGAGCAAGCAAAAATTCATGAATTAGAGAAAAAGCTCAAAGATGCAGAGTTGGAACGCGATATATTAAAAAAAGCAATCGGCATTTTTTCCAAGAGCGGTCGATGAAATACTGTTTCATTAAAAAGAATGAAAAAATATTTCCGATTGAAAAAATGTGTCGTGTTTTAGAAATCAGTACAGGAAGTTTTTATCGCTGGAGAAGAGCAAATATAACAATTGCTCAAAAAAGGATAATTGCTTTAAAAGAACAGATAAAGAAAATTTATTTTGAGTCCAAACAACGCTATGGAAGTCCCAGAGTAGCAATAGAACTCCAGTGTTTAGGATATCAAATATCCAGAATAACGGTAGCTAAGTATATGAAAGTTCTTGGCTTAAAAAGCAAGCTCAGCAGGAAGTTTAAAGTAACAACAAACTCTAATCACAATTATCTAACGGTTGATAACATATTAAACAGAGAGTTCGTTGTCAATAAACCTTCAAAAGCTTGGGTTTCGGATATCACTTACATTCAAACCAAAGAAGGTTTTCTTTATTTGACAACCATTATGGATTTGTACGACCGAAAAATTATTGGCTGGAGCTTAAGTAACGGAATGAGCACTGAACAAACAAGTCTTGGTGCTTGGAAAATGGCAGTCAAAAACAGAAATATTGAGCAAGGTTTAATTTTTCACTCCGATAGAGGTGTTCAATATGCTGCAAATTCCAGTGATATTGACCACCCAATTCCAATTTAAAGTGAGCACCTGATTCCAATTCAAAATGACCACCTAATTCCGGAGCAAAATGACCACCTCCATTTTTCATTAAAAACTACTTTTTTTCATCTGTTAATTAGTATTCAAATATACTTAAATATTAGCTTTTGTTTATGCCCCTTTTTTTTCTCATAGATTCTCCGTGCAATTCGATTCGGTGAGATTGATGTATCAGCCTATCCAAAATTGCATCAGCTATTGTTTTTTCTCCAATGATGTCATACCAGCCTTGCACTGGGATTTGTGATGTTACAATTATAGAACCATTATTATGTCTGTCTTCAATGATCTCTAAAAGGGTAATTCGGTTATGACTATCTAATGCTTGGAGTCCAAAATCGTCCAGTATAATAACATCTTGCCGTTCTATTCTTGCCAGTTCTCGAAGATAAGAACCATCTGCTTTGGCCATTTTTAATTTAGCAAACAACTTTGAAGTATTAAAATAACTTACCTTAAAACCCTGTATACAGGCTTGATAACCTAATGCTGTACCTAAATAACTCTTACCTACACCAGTACTTCCTGTGATTAAAATGTTTTCGTTTTTCTCTACAAATTCGCATTCTGCCAGACGTAGCACCATGTTTCGATCCAGATTACGGGTTTGGTCAAAATTGATACTTTCAATATTTGATTTGTAATGGAATCGGGCATTTTTGATACTGCGTTCAATGCGACGATTATGCCTTTCATCCCATTCGGCATCAATAAGCATCGATACAAACTGATCAAGTGTGTAATGGTCAGTTTTCCCGCTTTCAATGGCGGTTTTAAAAGCATTATGCATACCATAAAGCTTCATTTGTTTCATTTTTGTTACTGTGGATTGCTACGCCTGTTCGCTTACGCTCGGGTCATTCATGATTATTGGGTTTTAATTTAATTATAATACTGTTTTCCTCTGATGTTGCCGTGAACAGGGAGTTCCTGCTCGGGTTCTTGTTCAAAATCAATGTGGTCTAGGTTGTTTTCTAAAATATTTTGTATGGTCTTAAAATTGTAAATTTTAAAATCAAGTGCCCGTTTACAGGCATTTATTAATCGCCGCTTGCCTACCTTTTTCTCGAAGTTTAGTATTCCCAGACAACTTTTATAGGCTTGTTCGGGGTGGTTTCTGCTTTCGATTATTTGCAAAATATATTCTCCTACGGATTCATCAATACTACTGGCCCAATCAATGAAGCGGGCAGCGCTCCATTGGGCTACAAATTGGTGGGTACTGGCTAAATGTTCTGGGGTTGTGGTATAGACATAAGGTTTGTAATTCCTCGGATGAATGGCTATTCGATTGTATTTGTAATAGATCTCTACCGTTGATTTGGTATACAAGAGTTTCGCTTTTTTCTTTACATATTGATACGG is a window of Flavobacterium acetivorans DNA encoding:
- a CDS encoding formylglycine-generating enzyme family protein, translating into MLKTKIAVFLLLLLIATSLQAQQTPMVSIKRGAYIPLYGTTDKKPVEILAFNMDVYPVTNAQYLAFVQKYPEYSRSKMKGIFADKSYLSQWQSDFNYGKNNLSNAPVTNVSWFAAKKYCECQGKRLPKMDEWEYVAMADEKRIDARSKEDFNKYIMSWYEKPKTDTNPVGQTFKNYWGVYDMHGLVWEWTADFNSIFLSGESRKDKDTDKNLFCGSGSVNATDLMNYAAFMRYAFRGSLKARYTTKNLGFRCATDKIPQPKSIQKSKK
- a CDS encoding alginate export family protein translates to MKLIKKISLLLIVMTGLGTYAQEFEANLQLRPRFEYRNGYKSPISNADDATSFISQRSRLNLNFKQEKLQTKLSLQNIRTWGDVATTTTADKNGIAVFEAWAQYDFDSNWSARLGRQIISYDNQRIFGEIDWAQQGQSHDAVVFSFHPKNHKLDLGFALNADKENLVLPSTVYTTNYKSMQYAWYHTQFSKLNMSVLLLNTGYEYAKTVTDLKVDYKQTFGTYLSYKENKWDTNLGLYAQTGKSNGNNLSAWYLGANLGYVLTSEFKMVLGYEFLSGKDQDDNTSDNKSFSPLFGTNHGFNGFMDYFYVGNHLNSVGLQDAYLKLNYNIDKWQLALIPHVFHAPNSVLDSFSNKMHSYLGTEIDFSVGYTVQKDIVASAGYSQMFASSTLERVKNVTNPSNNNNWAWVMISFNPKLFATK
- a CDS encoding SCO family protein, whose translation is MKPIIQKYQKSAIKNSVSRKLFLGFMLLLLSLQGCIKKSESDLKEKVISDLSIYNLPSKWTNQNGENLEMKDLKGQVLVMVMIYTSCKAACPRLVADMRNIEQRLPENIKDKVKLVLVSIDPKVDTPTRLKAFSIENKMEGNQWLFLRSTEENTREFAAVLAVNYKKIAPLDFSHSNIISVFNSDGELTYQQEGLGVNSDQTIEKITEEAEKTN
- a CDS encoding transposase, whose amino-acid sequence is MKKVRKIYDSSFKEQAVQLSYDRTNVSELARELGITAPQLYKWRKEFETFGEGSFPGKGNLKQTPEQAKIHELEKKLKDAELERDILKKAIGIFSKSGR
- the istB gene encoding IS21-like element helper ATPase IstB yields the protein MKLYGMHNAFKTAIESGKTDHYTLDQFVSMLIDAEWDERHNRRIERSIKNARFHYKSNIESINFDQTRNLDRNMVLRLAECEFVEKNENILITGSTGVGKSYLGTALGYQACIQGFKVSYFNTSKLFAKLKMAKADGSYLRELARIERQDVIILDDFGLQALDSHNRITLLEIIEDRHNNGSIIVTSQIPVQGWYDIIGEKTIADAILDRLIHQSHRIELHGESMRKKRGINKS